The sequence below is a genomic window from Lysobacter capsici.
ACGTTTTGTCAGTGGTCGCGTCGTGTCTGCATGCGTCGCGCGAAGGTCGCGGTGCGCCGGTGCGCCGGTGCGCGCGACGATGCGGGCCGATGCCGCGTCGTGGTGGGTCGCACGCTGCGTGCGATCTCATGATCGTGGTCGGTGCAAGAGCGCAGCGGGTGCGAATCGTTTTCGCGAGGTGCATCGACGACCGGTCTGCAGCCAATCGCATTCGCGCCGTCGCGAGACTTCGACGTTCGCAAAAAACGACGCCCCGACCGCGACACGGCCGGGGCGCGCAGGCCGACTCCGCGCGCAATCCCGCGCGGAACCGGCGAAACGACAGGTTCAGAACGTCTGCTTGTAGACCTTGCCGTCCTTCATCACGAACTCGACCTTCATCACCGCGTTGATGTCCTCGACCGGATTGCCGGGCACCGCGACGATGTCGGCGCGCTTGCCGGTCTCGATCACGCCCTGGTCGTCGACGCCGAGCACTTCGGCGGCGCGGATCGTCGCCGCCTGCAAGGCCACCGCGGCCGGAATGCCGGCTTCGACCATGTACAGGAATTCGCGCGCGTTATCGCCGTGCGGGCCCACGCCCATGTCGGTGCCGAAGCCGATCTTGACCCCGTTCTTGTAGGCCTTGGCCGCGGTGTCCTGGATCAGCGCGCCGATCCGCGCGGCCTTGGGCCGCACCACGTCGGGGAAATAGCCGTCGATCTTGGCCTTGTCGGCGACGAAACGGCCGGCGTAGATGGTCGGGATGTACCAGGTACCTTTCTGTTTCATCAGCGACATGACCTCGTCGGTCATGTAGGTGCCGTGTTCGATCGACGTCACTCCGCCGAGCACCGCGCGTTTCATGCCCTCCGCGCCGTGCGCGTGCGCGGCGACGCGATAGCCGTAATCGCGCGCCGTATCCACGATCGCCTTGACTTCCTCCACCGTGAACTGCGGCGCGTCGCCGGACTTGGCGTACGACAGCACACCGCCGGTGGCGGTGATCTTGATCACGTCGCTGCCTTCCTTGTAGCGCTGGCGCACGGCCTGGCGGGCGTCGTCGATCGAATTGATCACGCCGTCGGTCGGGCCGGGCGGGCCGATCAGGTGCGACAGCGCGTCGTTGTAGCCGTTGGTGGGATCGGCGTGGCCGCCGGTGGTGGCGATCGATTTGCCGGCCGCCCAGATGCGCGGGCCTTCGACCAGCCCCTGGTTGATCGCATCGCGCAGGTGCGGACTGACCTCGCCGCCGAGATCGCGCACGCTGGTGAAA
It includes:
- a CDS encoding metal-dependent hydrolase family protein, which translates into the protein MTRLSLAVSIALATATGAFAAPALAAAVPVEPLALHCGKLFDARSGKVLGARTVVVRDGKIEQVLDGRAEAPGARSIDLSQHTCTPGWTDLHVHLGSQSSPQSYSEGFRLDEVDFAFRAVGYANKTLQAGFTSVRDLGGEVSPHLRDAINQGLVEGPRIWAAGKSIATTGGHADPTNGYNDALSHLIGPPGPTDGVINSIDDARQAVRQRYKEGSDVIKITATGGVLSYAKSGDAPQFTVEEVKAIVDTARDYGYRVAAHAHGAEGMKRAVLGGVTSIEHGTYMTDEVMSLMKQKGTWYIPTIYAGRFVADKAKIDGYFPDVVRPKAARIGALIQDTAAKAYKNGVKIGFGTDMGVGPHGDNAREFLYMVEAGIPAAVALQAATIRAAEVLGVDDQGVIETGKRADIVAVPGNPVEDINAVMKVEFVMKDGKVYKQTF